Proteins from a single region of bacterium:
- a CDS encoding ABC transporter permease: MHRAVQTVPLLLGVIVVNFLLIHLAPGDPVQALVGDFPAPAAYVQAVRHEFGLDRPLGVQLVRYLEHAGAGDFGYSFAQRRPVLRVILERAPATALLVLTAWAAAAVLGPLLGIAAALRRNSVLDHLVMTSALAGYSIPVFWLGQLLVLAFALWLGWLPAEGMQVVRRQLTGGAHLADVGRHLILPAIALCPRYLAVNARLMRTSLIDALHRDYVTTARAKGLPASRVVTRHAVRNAVLPVVTIMGFDLGFLLTGSALVETVFAWPGVGLLLFTSLSTRDYPVLLGIFSLAAAVAVAANLVTDIVYGYLDPRIRYT, encoded by the coding sequence CTGCACCGGGCCGTCCAGACGGTCCCGCTTCTCCTTGGGGTCATCGTCGTCAACTTTCTGCTGATCCATCTCGCCCCGGGCGATCCCGTCCAGGCGCTGGTCGGCGACTTCCCGGCGCCGGCGGCCTACGTCCAGGCGGTGCGCCACGAGTTCGGGCTCGACCGGCCGCTCGGGGTCCAGCTCGTGCGGTATCTCGAGCACGCGGGTGCCGGCGATTTCGGCTATTCGTTCGCGCAGCGCCGGCCGGTCCTCCGCGTGATCCTCGAGCGCGCGCCGGCCACGGCGCTGCTCGTGCTGACCGCGTGGGCCGCGGCGGCGGTCCTCGGGCCGCTCCTCGGCATCGCGGCCGCGCTGCGGCGCAATTCCGTGTTGGACCACCTCGTCATGACGTCGGCCCTCGCCGGTTACTCGATCCCGGTCTTCTGGCTCGGCCAGCTGCTCGTGCTGGCGTTCGCGCTCTGGCTCGGCTGGCTGCCGGCGGAGGGGATGCAGGTGGTGCGGCGGCAGCTCACCGGCGGCGCGCACCTGGCCGACGTCGGCCGGCACCTGATCCTGCCCGCGATCGCGCTGTGTCCCCGGTACCTGGCCGTCAACGCGCGGTTGATGCGCACGAGCCTGATCGACGCGCTGCACCGGGACTACGTGACGACGGCCCGGGCGAAAGGGTTGCCGGCGTCGCGCGTCGTGACGCGGCACGCCGTCCGCAACGCGGTGCTGCCCGTGGTGACGATCATGGGGTTCGATCTCGGGTTCCTGCTCACGGGCTCCGCCCTCGTCGAGACCGTGTTCGCCTGGCCGGGGGTGGGGCTGCTGCTCTTTACGTCCCTCTCGACGCGCGACTATCCGGTCTTGCTCGGCATCTTCTCCCTCGCCGCGGCCGTCGCGGTCGCGGCGAACCTCGTCACCGACATCGTGTATGGCTACCTCGATCCCAGAATCCGCTACACCTAG
- a CDS encoding ABC transporter permease, with product MSGGARRWRRFARHRGAVAGGAALALVAAAAVLAPWIAPHDPRSLAGAPFVSPGARFWLGTDNLGRDVLSEILHGARISLAVGVLAAASSTLIGVAVGAVAGFFGGGTDAALMRTAEFFQIVPRFFLALVIIALSGPGLAKIIVVIAVLGWPAVARLVRGEFLRLRTYEFVEAARAVGASPFLIIVREILPNAIAPAVVAGSLDVAQAILLEAGLSFFGLGDPNHVSWGTMINTAQAFLGEAWWLSTFPGLAILVSVLSVNLVGDGLNDALNPRAAQR from the coding sequence GTGTCAGGCGGCGCCCGGCGCTGGCGCCGGTTTGCGCGGCATCGGGGCGCGGTCGCGGGCGGGGCCGCGCTGGCGCTGGTGGCGGCGGCCGCCGTGCTCGCGCCGTGGATCGCGCCGCACGACCCGCGGTCGCTGGCGGGGGCGCCGTTCGTCTCCCCGGGCGCGCGGTTCTGGCTCGGCACCGACAACCTCGGGCGCGACGTGCTGAGCGAGATCCTGCACGGTGCCCGCATCTCCCTCGCCGTCGGCGTGCTCGCGGCCGCGTCGTCGACGCTGATCGGCGTGGCGGTGGGCGCGGTCGCGGGGTTCTTCGGCGGCGGGACCGACGCGGCGCTGATGCGGACGGCCGAGTTCTTCCAGATCGTGCCGCGCTTCTTTCTCGCGCTCGTCATCATCGCGCTGTCGGGGCCCGGGCTCGCCAAGATCATCGTCGTCATCGCCGTTCTCGGCTGGCCGGCGGTGGCGCGCCTCGTGCGGGGGGAGTTTCTTCGGCTGCGCACGTATGAGTTCGTCGAGGCCGCCCGCGCGGTGGGGGCGTCCCCGTTCCTGATCATCGTGCGCGAGATCCTGCCGAACGCGATCGCCCCGGCGGTCGTCGCGGGATCGCTCGACGTCGCGCAGGCGATCCTGCTCGAGGCGGGGCTCAGCTTCTTCGGCCTGGGCGACCCCAATCACGTGAGCTGGGGCACGATGATCAACACGGCGCAGGCGTTCTTGGGCGAAGCCTGGTGGCTCTCCACCTTTCCCGGCCTCGCCA